One genomic segment of Clavelina lepadiformis chromosome 3, kaClaLepa1.1, whole genome shotgun sequence includes these proteins:
- the LOC143448690 gene encoding general transcription factor II-I repeat domain-containing protein 2-like: MSVKRKVSEENREFNSTWEERYFFANSNGKPQCLVCLQVISVPKEFNLKRHYSTMHEKKYGQYHGTSREAILKELKGNYSKQKKMIIGFSKPDSTADLKASYEVALTLAKHGKAFRDGEIVKECAIKMALSFGDKKIAKKFENVSLSHQTVARRVAELSENVTVQLKDVVQQCKYFSLALDESTDISDVSQLLVFIRTIDKNFTVFEELLKISPLRGTTKGIDIYNSLASVVDAYGGFEKCACVVTDGARAMTGRKRGLVGILKDHGVNCPTLHCIIHQEALCAKVLQMSDVMLSVTNIVNIIKGGNRAQRHRKFIQFLKDVGAEYEDVPLFSKIRWLSAGKTLKHFFSLRKEILNFLQNEIEGTTETYQIQLSDDKFIGSLAFLTDISNHFNILNMKLQGKKQNISQLVGHIEGFRKKLVLFKASLQRNDATHFPACSEVLGERKSIDFSAFSNKIGDIIDEFNDRFADFDLLKAQMELFNNPMEIVIESQPSYVQQELCELQSDPFLLSRKNERYDAFWRLLSNEQFPRLNDFALKICSMFGSTYICESTFSIMKRLKSDTRNRMADETLDACLRLSTTEFKAEIDTICKSKNAESQAEIKK, translated from the coding sequence ATGAGTGTCAAAAGAAAAGTGTCAGAGGAAAACAGAGAGTTCAATTCTACTTGGGAGGAAAGgtatttttttgccaatagCAATGGTAAACCACAGTGTCTGGTTTGCTTGCAAGTTATTTCAGTGCCTAAAGAGTTTAATTTAAAGCGACATTACAGCACCATGCATGAGAAAAAATATGGCCAATACCATGGAACTTCTAGGGAAGCAATTTTGAAAGAGTTAAAGGGCAATTATtccaagcaaaaaaaaatgattattgGTTTTTCCAAACCCGATTCAACTGCAGACCTTAAAGCTTCATACGAAGTTGCTTTAACGCTCGCAAAACATGGAAAAGCTTTTCGAGACGGGGAGATTGTAAAAGAGTGTGCGATTAAGATGGCCCTTTCCTTTGGAGATAAAAAAATAgccaaaaaatttgaaaacgtttCTTTATCTCATCAAACCGTTGCAAGAAGAGTGGCAGAATTGAGCGAAAACGTGACTGTGCAATTGAAAGACGTTGTTCAACAATGCAAGTACTTCTCTTTAGCCTTGGATGAAAGTACTGACATCAGTGACGTTTCCCAGCTTTTGGTTTTCATTCGCACTattgataaaaactttactgTATTTGAAGAACTACTCAAGATATCTCCACTTCGTGGAACTACAAAAGGTATCGACATATATAACAGCCTTGCGTCTGTCGTTGATGCTTATGGAGGATTTGAGAAGTGTGCATGTGTTGTAACAGATGGTGCCAGGGCAATGACAGGACGAAAGAGAGGACTAGTTGGCATTCTAAAAGATCATGGAGTGAACTGCCCAACATTGCATTGTATCATTCACCAAGAAGCACTATGTGCCAAAGTTTTGCAGATGAGTGATGTTATGCTTAGTGTGACGAATATAGTCAACATCATCAAAGGGGGAAACAGAGCCCAGAGACATAGAAAATTCATCCAGTTCTTAAAAGATGTGGGTGCAGAATATGAAGATGTTCCACTATTCTCAAAAATTCGATGGTTAAGTGCAggcaaaacattgaaacatttcttttctttgcgaAAAGAAATACTAAATTTTCTCCAGAATGAGATAGAAGGGACGACCGAGACATACCAGATTCAGTTGAGTGATGACAAGTTCATTGGTTCGTTGGCGTTCTTGACAGACATTAGTAATCACTTCAATATCCTAAACATGAAACTGCAAggtaagaaacaaaatatttctcaattGGTTGGACACATTGAAGGTTTTCGCAAGAAACTTGTGCTATTTAAGGCTTCTTTGCAAAGGAATGATGCTACCCACTTTCCTGCATGCAGTGAAGTACTTGGTGAAAGAAAAAGTATCgatttttctgcattttctaACAAAATTGGTGACATCATCGATGAGTTTAACGACAGATTCGCTGACTTTGATTTGCTGAAAGCACAAATGGAGCTTTTCAACAATCCAATGGAAATAGTTATAGAATCCCAACCATCTTACGTTCAGCAAGaactatgtgaattgcagtCAGACCCTTTTCTTCTTTCACGTAAGAATGAGCGTTACGACGCCTTTTGGAGGCTTTTAAGCAACGAACAGTTTCCACGATTAAACGACTTCGCACTGAAGATATGCTCCATGTTTGGTAGCACATACATATGTGAAAGCACTTTCTCCATTATGAAGCGATTAAAAAGCGACACACGGAACAGAATGGCTGATGAAACCCTGGATGCCTGCTTACGTCTGTCGACCACTGAATTTAAAGCAGAGATCGACACCatatgcaaaagcaaaaacgcAGAGTCGCAAGCAGAGATTAAAAAGTGA